The sequence GCGATAAATTGTACAAGAAATCTTAAAAACTCGTCTTGctgatttaatttaaagcatggtattggtttttaaaaatgaattagaaGTTAAAAACACTAAGGGAACGAAATCACTAATCGAAATAAGTCATTGAGAAAATAGCACAATTTGGCGTCAAATATACTTCTTAGAAACTACAACTCTCAGAAATAAGGGAATATGCAACGCggaaaagcattattttttttattatttggactaTTAAATATTAGTGCACAAATATAGACTTTTTCTCTTACCCAGTTCTTCATATTGTCCGTTGAATAAGTTAGTCAATTCGGTCACCATTTTTCCTTCCAAATCTCCATCTACTTTAAAAGTCTTGTACGCCATGTATCTAACACCATTTTTCTCGATAAATTTGATTTCAGTGTCAATATGGATATTGTAGTCCTCTGAAAGTTCAAGGTTATGTTAATATGCATATGGCAGAAACTTAGACTGATTTTTATCTATATGCTTTGAGTTAAAGTTATTACATTTTGAGTTAAATGACGTTTTTGGAGATACTCACTACATAAAATTGAATAGTCGCCATTTCCCTCCATGGGCACCACAATCAGACGTCCAGTAACATCGTACTGgccatacattttaaatgttggGCAGAATAAATcgaattttaatgttgatttcTTCAAATTAAGTCTGTAAAGTAACAAGTCAGACAATAATTAGTTCGGATGAGTTCATAGCATTTGATGGACTAGAACCTAGTAAGGGTGCAGGATATTCAACCAAAGTGTGGTGCATGAAATCTGCTATCAGTCctttagttttaaacataaattagttttttaactCAATTACACGAGAACATAACATGGAGATATGTGCTTGCCTTTCTTTAGTTCAATATTATTGCCTTCGTCAGAGTAAACTTggcagttttttaatttaaacgacAGAGACGAGTGAGTCTCACACACATTTAAGAAAAAGCATTCAAGAATCAGTCCTAAGCGGGACTGAACTCTACAGTCTTTGTTCCCTAAAACTCTTGACCTACACCATTCATTTCTTTATCAAAGGCCTTATTAGATTAACGTACTCACAAACCACTTACTTGGAATTAACAACAGTACATTCATTGAATCCTTTGAGGGTGGTATTGTGAAACGTATACTTGATAGTAGCAAGGTTTCCGTCTATCCTCTTCTGAAACATGGGGTCTAAGTTCTCAATGTTTAAGCTCGGGTCGCCGGCTACCGACATCTTGTACAATATGTTTGAAGTTCTTGTGAGACATGCAGAGTCGTATTCAAAACATGGCGTTATTTCTGgatctgaaattatttttaatgaaatataatagtaatatattccacaacgccatctagtgtcaagcTCACCAAAACTTGTATTTAGAGTACTAGGCaactgatattaaatattaaacgtatttatatttcaaaacatatACGTATTACGAATAAATTACACCACGACAGCACAAAATggtcgtgctcatcacacaaacatttgtcctgggtgggaatcgaacccacgacctccgaccACGTATTGCACTTTGGGCGAGTAACCATAAGACCAATAGGCCAGtcaatattgaataattattgaatagaaAATGTTTCATTCAAGTCATCACAAAATATTAAGCCTTTACTAATAATTGCGGTGTACTTACATTGTACTGAATATACTCCGacaattacacaaaataaaattattacgcTTCGAGACATTGCTGAGACCACTTTCTGTTTACTTCCTCaggataaaatacatttaactttcACTGTCCAAGGCATATATAAGCTTTTGGCCCGACGAGAAACGTGTTCCAAAGATAGCATTAATATCTTACACCGCCTTTATCTGTCCATGCATATAAAAGAAAGTTTCAAATTTATAAGAAACTGcgcattaataattttgtttgtggtATTATGCAACTTGATTTAGAAAATcgtaaatattgtataattaaaaactgtgaTATAATAGTTATCTAATAGTTATATAAAAGGTTATAAGGCTGCTCGAATCGCCAGGACATGAGCACATATGAACATTAATAGCAACGGCTTGGATTCTTCGATTCAATATCATCcgaaataaatttctttatacAGAACCTAtactttttctaaaaaacaGCGTAACCCATTTTGCTTAAATAATCATATCTAATAAGAATTATAGGTGAAGCTTGGCGCAAAACGAAGTATCTTTGTGAAGTGAAGTTACAAAGAGTTATCAGATCTCGAAAGCCCTTAATGCCATCGGCCGATACTTTCTCCACTTGGTACCGGTTTTTAATCCTTAAATACACAAGAACCTTGAGGAAACTGATCCTTACTAATGTTTTttaactgttaaataaatatcttgaaGCCTTTTTTTTATCTGTCTAGTTTGCTATATTCAGTtataatgtattgtatttaGACTGCTATGGTAAATACCCttgtaatatatgtaatttatgttattacactgATTCAAGTATATACAATACAAGTAGAAACTTCGATATAGATTGGAACACAATATGGTTTTTCTACAATCCATGGAAAAATCAAATCATCAAAACATCTATCGCTAACGCTAAAAAATCAAAGACAAATTCAGTAAAACTACATAATGTAGTTCATTATTTAATGTCGAAGCTAAGCATTAAACTAGGAAATCAGAAAAAATgcataaattttatcataataactcCATTATCTATAGAACATATCGGAAATGGAGATCTTCAATGGGTACGACATCAAGGAATTTCTGCAGATGTGCCATAAATTCGTGTAAAAATTCATCCATAACTAGGGGACGGGCAAGTTCTTCCAAATTTGAATAGTAGCTGTCGTCTGAAATGCACGAGATATGACATTAAAACGGATTAAATAGTGGCTAACAAATCAATAAGTTATTGATCAAATGTGATTGAAATGTTGACCTTTGGTCAGCGCTAGAAACAAAAAGTTCGCATTAGTCctatccttattttattttattttacgtttattttgaCGACGGCCAAATCATTTTGAGATTTGGCTGGACATctagacatttttattatttttaataacttagtttaatttaacttatttcttTGCCTTTAATCAAATTCATGTTTTTGATTGTACCTATAACACAATACTTTAATGACATTAAGATAATTGTACAATATACGCCATAAAACAACACAAGTCACAACCCCATCAAGACTATTTTGATACCGAATACTTTGGTACCAAaaaagatgtgttttttttgctattttttctggtttttatgtatttatcatCGTATCATAGATTTTTAGCGATGGGCCAGTGACTTTttgtattagtattttaaatgaattagaaaaaatactcaCTGTTCATTTTAGTAGCATCAGCATTTTTGCATGTATTAACAGCTTCTCCTTGCAGTTCCGGATGAAAACTATAATCCGTGATATGGATATAAGGTACTGCAAAGCCATCTAATATCTTGGTGAAATTTCCTTGAAAGCCAAGAAAGTAGTTCTCTGGAATCAGAGACATTCACATTTCTTTATAACCAGTCAAATTCCATTGAAACTTACAAAAGCGTATATACTTAATTTATGAACAATGACGTATTTCTTTGGaggttttaaagaaaatgttttaaaaaaagctcattttatttttcccacgtttttatacagtcacttacttgtttgtttatttgtcgtgccattttgatttttataacagAATTTGAGGCGtgagtcatttaaaaacgtgggtatttaggtTTCATAAAGCCATTAATTTTTGACGGATATTCTTTAACTTACGGTACACAGTTGCACATTTGTATTCGTTGCTTGCTACTTCATAAATGGAACTCAAGGTAAGAGTAGGGCAGAAGATATTCAATACAAAGGTGGTGCCGATTGGATTTAACctgaaattaattcattaatcaTGTTGAGAACTACTCTCAACATGATTGATCCTACTAAATATTATAacgaattatgttttttatggaTATCTTTTCCTGACTGAACGCATAAATACGAAACTTGGttcatagatagtttataaccaggattaacgagtatgatagtttttatcctaaTTTTATGATTCCGTGGGATTTGTAGTAAGGGCCGCGGGCAACTTATATATTACTGGAAATGTCAAATGTAAGgcattatttttctatagttGAAAAGTGACGTAACTTTGATTTGTCAGATCAATCCATTATCACAATTAAGTAGCAAAAGCAGTTGGATAAATTTTACTTGGCAAAGTATATCAacgaaacttttaaataattctttcaCTCACTTCAGCTTTTTAAATTCACAATTCCGAAAGCCAGATAGGACAGGGTTAATTAAGGTGTATGCTATTTTCGGTAGCTTTATCACCGTCGAGTTTAAATGGAGTGGTTCTGTGGGCTCCAGACCAGGTAGACCAGACAACAACATTGGGAACACATGCTGTTGCACTGCTTCGGTAAGGCAGACATCGTCTCTGAACTCGCACTGTTGTTTTCTAAGTCctagaatattgaaaaaaaaatacgttaataaaCTTATATTGTAAAAGCGATGATtgttcggtttttttttcatcctaAAGTTGATGCAGGAATTCCCACGACATGTGCTATGGATTAACTGATTCTCTGGTTAGCATATATAGACGTCATCAACAATTCTCAATCAAAATATatcagatttaatttaataatttaggtaCGTTAGAATTCGGCCGTTTCCTTGAGTAAGTGAACATGCGCAACGGTTGTGCAGTCTAAAtggcttttaaaaatatcatttttcattCTTCTATATTCATGTGACAGTTAATGAGGAAAACcgttaaattaactttaagtaATGTTTAAGGTTTTCAGTTTATCGAACGAATT comes from Trichoplusia ni isolate ovarian cell line Hi5 chromosome 27, tn1, whole genome shotgun sequence and encodes:
- the LOC113505918 gene encoding protein takeout-like — encoded protein: MSRSVIILFCVIVGVYSVQYPEITPCFEYDSACLTRTSNILYKMSVAGDPSLNIENLDPMFQKRIDGNLATIKYTFHNTTLKGFNECTVVNSKLNLKKSTLKFDLFCPTFKMYGQYDVTGRLIVVPMEGNGDYSILCKDYNIHIDTEIKFIEKNGVRYMAYKTFKVDGDLEGKMVTELTNLFNGQYEELAAFVLRFINTNWKPVSKELQGPVFYANVRRLIKNFNKFLKRIPFDQLIAQ